One genomic segment of Trichococcus shcherbakoviae includes these proteins:
- a CDS encoding sensor histidine kinase — protein MFNLFILILERVGLIIILAYLLMNTHYFRDKLGERQRLSTKVALIVVFGIFAVISNYTGVEISQDRIVSDQVLMKLSEGASLANTRVLTIGVAGLIGGPLVGTSVGIISGVIRFFQGGEEAYIYVISSILIGLISGLYGAKTMRKNTYPTIKEGFMIGAVTEGVQMLSILVLSRDLPAAWDLVTFIAFPMVLVNSMGTGIFLSIIGSTLRQVEQTKAVQTHDVLQLANRTMPYFRSGMNEASCTEAAKIIQQLMKVSAVSITNTDRILAYVGAASDHHIASNEILTELSKEVLRTGEIREVHSHDEIGCNHPGCPLQAALVIPLKAQGKTIGTLKLYFTDAAKLTFVERQLAEGLGNIFSSQIEFGEIELQSKLLQDAEIKSLQAQVNPHFFFNAINTVSALIRVDSEQARRLLIQLSNFFRANLQGARTNLIPLMKELMQVEAYRSLEQARFPDRYQVDISVEEGLEEVLLPPFLIQILLENAFKHAFGSRKTDNRVWIDVKNSPDGVFISVRDNGEGIDSNHLEKLGKETVPSQEGTGSALENLNKRLVSLFGESAKLHFVSSPTGTTVYCTVPYQERQG, from the coding sequence ATGTTTAATCTATTCATTTTGATATTGGAGCGGGTCGGGCTGATCATCATATTGGCCTACCTTTTGATGAATACCCACTATTTCAGGGACAAATTGGGCGAACGTCAACGCTTGAGCACCAAAGTGGCGCTGATTGTCGTATTCGGAATATTCGCGGTCATCTCAAACTATACAGGCGTTGAGATCAGTCAGGACCGCATCGTATCCGACCAGGTACTGATGAAACTTTCGGAGGGAGCGTCCTTGGCGAACACGCGGGTGCTCACAATCGGCGTCGCCGGTCTGATCGGCGGGCCGTTGGTCGGCACATCCGTCGGCATCATCTCGGGCGTCATCCGTTTCTTCCAAGGTGGGGAAGAGGCCTATATTTATGTGATTTCTTCCATCTTGATCGGCCTCATTTCCGGTCTGTACGGTGCCAAAACGATGCGCAAAAATACCTATCCGACGATAAAGGAAGGCTTTATGATTGGAGCCGTGACGGAAGGAGTCCAGATGCTCAGCATTCTGGTGTTGAGCCGCGATCTTCCGGCTGCTTGGGATCTGGTGACATTTATTGCGTTTCCGATGGTCCTCGTCAACAGCATGGGGACCGGCATTTTCCTTTCCATCATCGGCTCCACGCTGCGCCAAGTCGAACAGACGAAAGCGGTGCAGACGCATGATGTGCTCCAATTGGCGAACCGAACGATGCCTTATTTCCGTTCCGGCATGAACGAAGCTTCGTGCACGGAAGCGGCAAAAATCATCCAACAATTGATGAAAGTGTCCGCCGTAAGCATCACGAACACCGATCGGATTTTGGCCTATGTTGGCGCAGCCAGCGACCACCACATCGCCTCGAACGAAATATTGACCGAATTATCAAAAGAAGTGCTGCGGACAGGTGAAATCAGGGAAGTCCATTCCCATGACGAAATCGGCTGCAACCATCCGGGCTGTCCTTTGCAAGCGGCGCTCGTCATTCCGCTGAAAGCGCAAGGTAAAACGATCGGCACTTTGAAGCTGTATTTCACGGATGCGGCGAAATTGACCTTTGTCGAAAGGCAGTTGGCGGAAGGCCTCGGCAACATCTTCTCCAGCCAAATCGAATTTGGGGAGATCGAACTGCAGAGCAAGCTGCTGCAGGATGCCGAAATCAAATCCTTGCAGGCGCAAGTGAATCCGCATTTCTTCTTCAATGCCATCAATACCGTCTCTGCGTTGATCCGGGTCGACAGCGAACAGGCGCGCAGGCTGCTGATCCAACTCAGTAACTTTTTCCGGGCCAATCTGCAGGGCGCCCGCACCAACCTGATTCCGTTGATGAAGGAGCTCATGCAGGTGGAAGCCTACCGTTCGTTGGAGCAGGCTCGTTTCCCTGATCGCTACCAAGTCGACATTTCCGTCGAGGAAGGCTTGGAGGAAGTGTTGTTGCCGCCTTTTCTGATCCAGATTCTGTTGGAGAATGCGTTCAAGCATGCTTTCGGCAGCCGGAAGACCGATAATCGGGTATGGATCGATGTGAAAAACAGTCCGGATGGGGTGTTCATTTCCGTCCGGGACAACGGCGAAGGCATCGACTCCAATCACTTAGAGAAATTAGGCAAAGAAACAGTGCCATCGCAGGAAGGCACCGGCTCGGCATTGGAGAACCTGAATAAACGGTTGGTCAGTCTGTTCGGCGAATCGGCAAAATTGCATTTCGTATCTTCACCAACAGGAACGACCGTCTATTGCACGGTACCTTATCAAGAAAGGCAGGGATGA
- a CDS encoding LytTR family transcriptional regulator DNA-binding domain-containing protein has translation MRVLIVDDEPLARDELAYLLGQCEGVSAIAQADSIEEALGAMLEDPVDLIFLDIHLTNESGLSLAGKINKLKKPPMIIFATAYDDYAVKAFELNATDYVLKPFEMERIQQAVKKAYGQYRKQQVGEVEVPKQKDIGLQVLPIQMDERIYMLQVPEIIAIGVENGETTIYTKNMTYIIHEPLSALEKKIDGHPFLRVHRAFLLNLKEIKEIQPWFNHTFQLTMSNGLKIPVSRSYMKEFKEKVGI, from the coding sequence ATGCGGGTATTGATTGTGGATGACGAACCATTGGCAAGGGATGAACTGGCTTACTTGCTAGGGCAATGCGAAGGCGTGAGCGCCATCGCCCAAGCGGATTCGATCGAAGAAGCGCTGGGAGCGATGCTTGAGGACCCTGTGGATCTGATCTTTTTGGACATTCACCTGACTAATGAGAGCGGCCTATCGTTGGCTGGCAAAATCAATAAACTGAAGAAACCGCCGATGATCATTTTTGCTACGGCCTATGATGATTATGCCGTCAAAGCGTTTGAACTGAATGCGACCGATTACGTCCTGAAGCCTTTTGAAATGGAGCGGATCCAGCAAGCGGTCAAAAAAGCCTACGGACAGTACCGCAAGCAACAGGTCGGAGAAGTGGAAGTACCGAAGCAGAAGGATATAGGACTGCAGGTCTTGCCCATCCAGATGGATGAACGTATCTATATGCTGCAGGTCCCGGAAATCATCGCAATCGGAGTCGAGAACGGCGAAACGACCATTTATACGAAAAATATGACCTACATCATTCATGAACCGCTCAGTGCGCTCGAGAAAAAAATCGATGGGCATCCTTTCCTGAGGGTTCATCGCGCCTTCCTCCTCAATCTGAAGGAAATAAAGGAAATCCAGCCATGGTTCAACCATACATTCCAACTGACGATGAGCAACGG